The Paenibacillus sp. 481 DNA window TGTTAACAGGGTTCAGCGACCGCTGGCCTAACCTTCCTAACTTTCCATCAACCGTGCAACTTAGCGTAGGCGCGCTCCAAGAGCGCTCCCATCGGTGCGCGATATACCGCATCCGCATATGCATCCACACTCGTTGCTGAGCGGTTCAACAACACGAGCTTTGCCTTCGTTGCCAAACGAACAAAGCTGGCCGCTGGCTGCACCATTAATGAAGTGCCGCCTACAATGAGCAAGTCAGCGGAGCGAATTCGCTCCACCGCGCTAGCAATAACAGCGTCGTCGAGCGATTCGCCGTACAGTACGACGTCAGGCTTCAACATGCCGCCGCATGCCGTGCAGCGAGGCACATTGGCAGCACTATCGAGCACCGCTGCTAAAGGATAACGAGTACCGCAATCTAAACAATCATTGCGGTGAATCGAACCGTGTAGCTCCCACACTTCTCGGCTGCCCGCCGCTTGATGTAATCCGTCAATATTTTGAGTTACGATGGCGTGTAATTTTCCATCCTGCTCTAATTGTGCTAATACTTGATGAGCCGCATTGGGGACCGCATCGGGATATATCATTTTGGCACGATAGAAGCGATAAAACAACTCTGGGTCCTGTTGAAAAAAATGACTACTCAGCATCACTTCCGGGGGGTGAGGAAACTGCTCTCCCTCTTCTAATATCCCACCCGCCGAACGAAAGTCGGGAATACCGCTTTCTGTTG harbors:
- a CDS encoding NAD-dependent protein deacylase, which gives rise to MSEFLQDIDLSKLDEHATELAHVLEQSAAIVFFGGAGTSTESGIPDFRSAGGILEEGEQFPHPPEVMLSSHFFQQDPELFYRFYRAKMIYPDAVPNAAHQVLAQLEQDGKLHAIVTQNIDGLHQAAGSREVWELHGSIHRNDCLDCGTRYPLAAVLDSAANVPRCTACGGMLKPDVVLYGESLDDAVIASAVERIRSADLLIVGGTSLMVQPAASFVRLATKAKLVLLNRSATSVDAYADAVYRAPMGALLERAYAKLHG